A section of the Phaseolus vulgaris cultivar G19833 chromosome 8, P. vulgaris v2.0, whole genome shotgun sequence genome encodes:
- the LOC137826161 gene encoding HMG-Y-related protein A, which translates to MATEEVSKPQSLPPYPELILKALEALNEPGGSSKSAISKYIESTYGELPDSTVLDNHLNKMKDSGELVFSKNNFMKPDPSAPPKRGRGRPPKPKAPVSPGTVVSPPRPRGRPPKDPNAPPKSPKPKATPGSGRPRGRPKKIPRSPTAAYPAAVSSGRPRGRPPKVKPQLTEVSVES; encoded by the exons ATGGCCACTGAGGAGGTTAGCAAACCTCAGTCACTTCCTCCATACCCCGAG CTGATACTGAAAGCACTAGAAGCTCTGAACGAACCAGGTGGATCCAGCAAATCAGCAATATCAAAGTACATAGAATCGACCTATGGTGAGTTGCCGGACTCAACTGTTTTGGATAATCATCTGAACAAGATGAAAGACAGTGGAGAGCTTGTGTTCAGCAAGAACAACTTCATGAAGCCTGACCCAAGTGCTCCACCAAAGAGGGGCCGTGGAAGGCCACCAAAGCCAAAGGCCCCTGTCTCACCAGGCACCGTGGTCTCCCCTCCAAGGCCAAGGGGTCGTCCCCCAAAGGACCCTAATGCCCCTCCAAAGTCCCCAAAGCCTAAAGCCACCCCTGGAAGTGGCAGGCCAAGAGGCAGACCAAAGAAGATTCCTCGATCTCCGACAGCGGCGTATCCGGCCGCCGTATCGAGCGGAAGGCCGAGGGGTAGGCCTCCTAAGGTGAAGCCTCAGTTGACAGAAGTGAGTGTTGAGTCATAG
- the LOC137825509 gene encoding ADP-ribosylation factor-like protein 8c, translating to MRKQGTRKRKERDKEKTCILCVWYSYFRFHFYSSHSIIVSTFSSLVREVSCFLQLPLSLSFSFSFSFFLFLSISLFAFFYSDTMGLWDSFLNWLRSLFFKQEMELSLVGLQNAGKTSLVNSIATGGYSEDMIPTVGFNMRKVTKGNVTIKLWDLGGQRRFRTMWERYCRGVSAIVYVVDAADRDSVPISRSELHELLTKPSLGGIPLLVLGNKIDKSEALSKQALVDQLGLESMKEREVCCYMISCKDSVNIDVVIDWLIKHSRTAK from the exons ATGAGAAAACAAGGTACtagaaagagaaaagagaggGACAAGGAGAAGACATGTATATTATGTGTGTGGTATTCCTATTTTAGATTCCATTTCTATTCTTCACATTCCATTATCGTATCTACCTTTTCTTCTTTGGTCCGCGAAGTTTCTTGTTTCCTCCAACtacctctttctctttctttctctttctctttctctttctttctctttctttcaatTTCTCTTTTCGCTTTCTTCTATTCAGACACAATGGGTCTTTGGGATTCCTTCCTCAATTGGCTCCGCAG CTTGTTTTTCAAACAGGAGATGGAACTTTCCCTCGTTGGCCTTCAGAATGCTGGCAAGACTTCTCTTGTCAATTCAATTGCT ACTGGGGGCTACAGTGAGGACATGATTCCAACT GTTGGATTCAACATGAGAAAAGTGACCAAGGGAAATGTCACGATAAAGCTTTGGGACCTTGGTGGGCAGAGGAGGTTCCGAACCATGTGGGAAAGATACTGTCGCGGTGTCTCTGCCATTGT GTATGTTGTAGATGCTGCTGATAGAGACAGTGTTCCGATTTCTCGAAGTGAGTTACATGAGCTATTGACAAAACCTTCTTTGGGTGGGATTCCTTTGCTTGTTCTTGGAAACAAAATTGACAAGTCAGAAGCTCTTTCTAAGCAAGCATTGGTAGATCAGCT AGGACTTGAGTCAATGAAAGAGAGAGAGGTCTGCTGCTATATGATTTCATGCAAGGACTCTGTAAACATAGATGTGGTCATTGACTGGCTCATCAAACACTCAAGAACTGCAAAATGA
- the LOC137825795 gene encoding protein neprosin-like, protein MIKIFFFVFCLLKSYDSHGVHAIQKDDLELERELKLINKPPIKSIQTKFGYIVDCINIYEQPAFDHPLLKDYKLQRKPSFQNSYEKISMKNSSNVLIFGLGKEKCPKGTVPIRRTTKNDLIQGRSLLYSQSMVQGYPGFHNAELYLIPNFGPYYKVSGRNSIYNPRVLRNDQTSISNTWVQNGHKEGTNKISFGWHVAPRLHGGDTATYLYAAWTSDNFKKTGCYNVHCSGFVQIHQGTFLGGRISNSSLYGGTSIEFLIQITQDPNSKNWWLNIQGEDIGYFPAKLFSNMASADQVGWGGRTVTPPNTPSPQMGSGYFPDKNFSHACYFRFISFQNDSRTDYGPPLYLMNTFVDKSNCFNAKYYGDLGGTVGYSLQFGGPGGDCGN, encoded by the exons ATGATCAAGAtattcttctttgtcttttgcTTGTTAAAAAGCTATGATAGTCATGGAGTTCATGCTATTCAAAAAGATGATTTGGAGCTGGAAAGAGAATTAAAACTCATTAACAAGCCTCCTATCAAGAGTATTCAA ACAAAATTTGGATATATTGTTGATTGCATTAATATTTACGAACAACCAGCATTTGATCATCCTTTACTAAAGGACTACAAATTACAG aGAAAACCTAGCTTTCAAAATTCATATGAAAAAATAAGTATGAAGAATTCATCGAATGTACTCATATTTGGGCTTGGAAAAGAGAAATGTCCAAAGGGAACTGTTCCCATTCGAAGAACAACAAAGAATGATCTTATTCAAGGAAGATCGTTATTATATAGTCAAAGCATGGTTCAAGGTTATCCTGGTTTTCAT AATGCAGAATTATATCTTATACCAAATTTTGGTCCTTATTACAAAGTTAGTGGAAGAAATAGCATTTATAATCCGAGAGTCCTAAGGAATGATCAAACATCCATTTCTAATACATGGGTTCAAAATGGACACAAAGAAGGCACTAACAAAATTTCTTTCGGATGGCAT GTGGCTCCACGATTACATGGTGGTGATACAGCAACTTATTTGTACGCAGCATGGACA TCAGATAATTTTAAGAAGACAGGATGCTACAATGTCCATTGTTCTGGTTTTGTCCAAATTCATCAAGGAACCTTCCTAGGTGGACGCATATCCAATTCATCTCTCTACGGCGGAACATCGATTGAGTTTCTAATTCAGATTACTCAG gACCCAAACTCTAAAAATTGGTGGTTAAATATTCAGGGGGAAGATATTGGATATTTTCCAGCAAAATTGTTCTCGAACATGGCTTCGGCTGATCAAGTGGGATGGGGTGGGAGAACAGTTACTCCTCCTAATACTCCAAGTCCTCAAATGGGATCGGGATACTTCCCAGATAAAAACTTTTCCCATGCTTGTTATTTTAGGTTTATCTCATTTCAAAATGATTCAAGAACAGATTATGGACCTCCTCTATACTTAATGAATACATTTGTCGACAAATCTAATTGTTTTAATGCTAAATATTATGGAGATCTAGGAGGAACAGTTGGATATTCTCTCCAATTTGGAGGACCCGGTGGCGATTGTGGCAATTGA
- the LOC137826360 gene encoding transcription factor MYB20-like: MGRQPCCDKVGLKKGPWTAEEDKKLICFILTNGQYCWRAVPKLAGLLRCGKSCRLRWTNYLRPDLKRGLLSEYEEKMVIDLHAQLGNRWSKIASHLPGRTDNEIKNHWNTHIKKKLKKMGIDPITHKPLPNATEQTQNQPNQQQLHQPLEEEQNQQPLQVDFDPKVDPSKEPEISLESSTTSTEARGEDQIIATPQFDTMELNQLVNNGFCTDEVPIIEPNEILMPCAPSSSSTSSSSSSNSTNILQDLQLPDFEWCCDYSDSSLIINNNNHEDKNSNNSAMALWDDDDFISKLNWLINEDDDSDGNQVFDGSLTQFSRMVTDSESWAFGLF; the protein is encoded by the exons ATGGGAAGACAGCCATGTTGTGATAAAGTTGGGTTGAAGAAGGGGCCATGGACTGCAGAGGAGGATAAGAAGCTCATCTGCTTCATCCTCACCAATGGCCAATACTGCTGGAGAGCTGTCCCTAAGCTTGCAG GACTGTTAAGGTGTGGGAAGAGTTGCAGACTGAGGTGGACAAATTACCTTAGACCAGACTTAAAGAGAGGTCTTCTTTCAGAATACGAAGAGAAAATGGTGATTGATCTTCATGCTCAACTTGGCAATAG aTGGTCCAAGATTGCTTCTCATCTCCCTGGAAGAACTGATAATGAGATTAAAAACCATTGGAACACCCACATAAAGAAAAAACTCAAGAAAATGGGCATTGATCCCATCACACACAAACCACTCCCTAATGCAACTGAACAAACCCAAAATCAACCCAATCAACAACAACTACACCAACCACTAGAAGAAGAGCAAAACCAACAACCTCTGcaagttgactttgaccccaAGGTTGACCCTAGTAAGGAGCCAGAGATTTCACTGGAGTCATCAACCACCAGTACTGAAGCCAGAGGGGAAGACCAAATCATAGCAACACCCCAATTTGACACAATGGAGCTTAACCAGCTAGTGAATAATGGGTTCTGCACAGATGAAGTTCCAATAATTGAACCTAATGAGATTCTAATGCCTTGTGCTCCTTCCTCTTCATCcacctcttcatcttcttcttcaaatTCAACCAACATCCTTCAAGACCTGCAGCTACCTGATTTTGAATGGTGTTGTGATTACAGTGATAGTAGtcttattattaacaataacaACCATGAAGATAAGAACAGCAACAATAGCGCTATGGCCTTGTGGGATGATGATGACTTCATTTCCAAACTTAATTGGCTGATTAACGAAGATGATGATTCTGATGGAAACCAAGTGTTTGATGGTTCTCTCACTCAGTTCTCAAGAATGGTCACGGATTCAGAATCTTGGGCATTTGGCTTGTTTTGA